In a single window of the Tellurirhabdus bombi genome:
- a CDS encoding DUF1684 domain-containing protein: MFRKSSIIVLLLIVGGLLYFFVIQPKGTADSGVDPQKYKQELTQQRVEKDEFYRTSAESPIIDKAKFTGLTYFEGDPAYRVTARLELFADKTQKMVVTLTDGSEEVYEKYAHAVFSLQGEICRLLLLKHDNTLSILFKDETSGKETYGGGRYVDIPVDKVEGNSLVIDFNTAYNPYCVFNHEYACPLPPAENKLPIAVRAGEKYVER; this comes from the coding sequence ATGTTTCGAAAGTCGTCAATCATCGTATTACTACTCATTGTTGGGGGGCTTCTTTATTTTTTTGTTATCCAGCCGAAAGGCACTGCCGACTCAGGTGTTGATCCCCAAAAATATAAACAGGAGCTAACCCAGCAGCGCGTCGAAAAAGATGAATTTTATCGTACCAGTGCCGAATCCCCAATTATTGACAAAGCCAAATTTACAGGGTTGACTTATTTTGAGGGAGATCCGGCGTACCGGGTCACGGCAAGGCTGGAGCTTTTCGCCGATAAAACGCAAAAAATGGTTGTCACGCTGACCGATGGCAGTGAAGAAGTATACGAAAAATACGCCCATGCGGTTTTTAGCCTGCAAGGCGAAATCTGTCGGTTGCTGCTGCTGAAGCACGATAATACGCTGTCGATTCTCTTCAAAGATGAAACGAGCGGAAAAGAAACCTACGGCGGGGGCCGCTACGTAGACATTCCGGTCGATAAGGTGGAAGGCAACAGCCTGGTTATTGATTTTAACACGGCTTATAACCCCTATTGTGTCTTCAATCATGAATACGCCTGCCCGTTGCCACCCGCCGAGAATAAACTGCCGATTGCGGTACGAGCCGGAGAAAAATACGTTGAACGTTGA
- a CDS encoding riboflavin synthase — translation MFTGIIEAIGEVIETTAEGTNLTFRLRSQLAPELKVDQSLSHNGVCLTVTEVANDTYTVTAVEETLKKTNLGQLAIGRRVNLERCMSANGRFDGHIVQGHVDQTGICTAVADQDGSWLFDFQYDPAQNNITVEKGSICINGVSLTVFNSQPDSFRVAIIPYTYEHTTFRDLQPGDQVNLEFDIVGKYIKKMLNQYQ, via the coding sequence ATGTTTACCGGAATTATTGAAGCCATTGGCGAAGTGATTGAAACAACGGCAGAAGGCACGAATCTGACGTTTCGCCTCCGCTCCCAGTTGGCTCCCGAATTGAAAGTGGACCAAAGTCTGAGCCACAACGGCGTTTGCCTGACCGTTACGGAGGTAGCAAACGACACGTATACAGTGACGGCTGTGGAAGAAACCTTAAAAAAAACCAATCTTGGCCAGCTAGCCATTGGCCGCCGCGTCAATCTGGAACGCTGCATGTCGGCCAACGGACGCTTCGACGGACACATCGTGCAGGGGCACGTAGACCAGACCGGAATTTGCACCGCCGTAGCGGATCAGGACGGGAGCTGGCTTTTTGATTTTCAGTATGATCCTGCCCAAAATAACATTACCGTTGAAAAAGGCTCGATTTGCATTAATGGCGTTAGCCTGACCGTTTTCAATTCTCAGCCTGATTCGTTTCGGGTGGCAATCATTCCGTATACGTATGAGCACACGACATTTCGGGATCTTCAACCGGGCGATCAGGTTAATCTGGAGTTTGACATTGTTGGGAAGTATATAAAAAAAATGCTAAATCAATACCAGTAA
- the pheT gene encoding phenylalanine--tRNA ligase subunit beta, giving the protein MEISYKWLQDLIDLPESPEEVGKILTGTGLEVEGIEPIEAIPGGLQGVVIGEVLTCEKHPEADKLSLTTVDVGQPAPLNIVCGASNVAAGQKVIVALVGATLRPTGGEPFTIKKAKIRGAASEGMICAEDEIGVGTSHAGILVLDTDLPNGTPAANYFGLEDDYGIEIGLTPNRADAASHIGVARDLKAVLGREIRWPSVDAFKVDNQDFSLSVTVENAEACPRYAGLTMTGLTVKESPDWLKKRLQAIGLSPINNVVDVTNYVLHELGQPLHAFDGDAIAGRQVIVKTVAEGTPFFTLDGVERKLAATDLMICNAEEPMCIGGVFGGQNSGVSEKTTRLFLESAYFSPAWIRKTSQRHGLKTDASFRFERGTDPNMPLYALKRAALLIQEVAGGQVSSDIVDLYPTPISDRTVAVRYRNIDWLIGIQIDRAEIQRILESLDVQLTDRTEEGFSAQIPPYRVDVEREVDIIEEILRIYGLDNVPLSDSLKTDFLSEFPETDPDQLQARASQVLAANGFYETITNSLTRPALHDAIRPALAGQDVTILNPLSEELSVMRQTLLFSGLETLAYNLNRRQKDLKIFEFGKIYSRAEEKYVEKKRLGLWLVGNEQSETWLEKGRPVQFHDLAMAVQKILASLRIKVTDSEPVEDRPEVSALFQYGLTYRVNKKPVVTLGLVKRNLTKLADLKLPVFYADFDWQYILKLYSSKVVFEEVPRFPEVRRDLSLVLDKSVTYDKISRLAYQTERKLLRDINVFDVYEGENLGNGKKSYSVSFTLQDQGQTLNDTVIDKTMQRLIATFERDLGAIIRK; this is encoded by the coding sequence ATGGAAATCTCGTATAAATGGTTGCAAGACCTGATTGATCTGCCAGAATCGCCCGAAGAAGTGGGCAAAATTCTGACAGGTACAGGCCTTGAAGTAGAAGGAATCGAACCAATTGAAGCGATTCCGGGCGGCCTGCAAGGAGTTGTCATTGGGGAAGTCCTAACGTGTGAAAAGCATCCCGAAGCCGATAAATTAAGCCTGACTACCGTCGATGTTGGACAGCCAGCGCCCCTAAACATTGTCTGCGGTGCTTCAAACGTAGCCGCTGGTCAGAAAGTGATTGTTGCCCTGGTAGGTGCTACCCTGCGTCCAACGGGGGGCGAGCCATTTACGATTAAGAAAGCAAAAATCCGGGGGGCAGCCTCCGAAGGCATGATTTGCGCTGAAGACGAGATCGGGGTAGGAACTTCGCATGCCGGGATTCTGGTGCTGGACACAGACCTGCCAAATGGAACGCCAGCGGCTAACTACTTTGGTCTGGAAGATGACTACGGAATCGAAATAGGACTAACACCCAACCGGGCGGATGCGGCCTCGCACATCGGCGTCGCGCGGGATTTAAAAGCCGTTTTAGGCCGGGAAATTCGTTGGCCGTCGGTAGACGCATTCAAGGTTGACAATCAGGATTTTTCGTTGTCGGTAACGGTAGAAAATGCCGAAGCTTGTCCCCGTTACGCGGGTCTGACCATGACTGGTTTGACCGTGAAAGAGTCGCCGGACTGGTTGAAGAAACGCCTGCAAGCCATTGGCCTTAGCCCAATCAACAACGTAGTGGATGTCACGAATTACGTCCTGCATGAACTGGGCCAGCCTCTTCATGCATTCGATGGGGACGCCATTGCGGGCCGCCAGGTGATTGTCAAAACGGTTGCCGAAGGAACGCCTTTTTTTACTCTGGATGGGGTGGAGCGCAAGCTGGCGGCTACGGACCTAATGATCTGTAATGCCGAAGAGCCTATGTGTATTGGCGGCGTATTTGGTGGGCAAAATTCGGGTGTTTCTGAAAAAACGACTCGTCTGTTTCTGGAGTCGGCTTATTTCTCACCGGCCTGGATTCGGAAAACGTCCCAGCGTCATGGATTGAAAACAGATGCGTCTTTCCGGTTTGAACGGGGAACGGATCCGAACATGCCCCTTTACGCTTTGAAGCGGGCTGCCCTGTTGATTCAGGAAGTGGCCGGTGGACAGGTTAGCTCGGATATTGTAGATCTCTATCCAACGCCCATTTCCGATCGCACGGTAGCCGTTCGTTACCGCAACATTGATTGGCTGATTGGTATTCAGATTGACCGCGCGGAAATTCAGCGTATTCTGGAAAGCCTGGATGTTCAACTGACCGATCGTACAGAAGAAGGCTTCTCAGCCCAGATCCCGCCCTACCGCGTAGATGTAGAGCGGGAGGTGGATATTATTGAGGAGATCTTACGCATTTACGGTCTTGACAATGTGCCGCTGTCTGATTCCTTGAAAACGGATTTCTTGTCGGAATTTCCCGAAACCGATCCGGATCAGTTGCAGGCACGAGCCAGCCAGGTGTTGGCCGCGAATGGTTTTTACGAGACAATTACCAACTCTCTGACACGCCCCGCGCTGCACGACGCCATTCGTCCGGCCTTGGCAGGTCAGGACGTAACCATCCTGAATCCCTTAAGCGAGGAATTGTCGGTTATGCGGCAAACGTTGCTGTTTTCGGGCCTGGAAACGTTGGCTTATAACCTGAACCGGCGGCAGAAAGACCTGAAAATTTTCGAATTTGGGAAGATTTATTCCCGCGCAGAGGAAAAATACGTTGAGAAGAAGCGCCTGGGCTTGTGGCTGGTAGGAAATGAGCAAAGCGAAACCTGGCTCGAGAAAGGACGCCCGGTTCAGTTCCACGATCTGGCCATGGCGGTTCAGAAAATACTGGCATCGTTGCGAATTAAAGTAACCGATTCGGAACCGGTTGAGGATCGCCCGGAAGTGAGCGCCTTGTTTCAATATGGGTTGACCTACCGGGTTAACAAAAAACCGGTGGTAACGTTAGGTTTGGTAAAGCGTAATCTGACCAAGTTAGCCGATTTGAAGCTTCCGGTTTTCTATGCCGATTTTGATTGGCAGTATATCCTGAAACTTTACAGCAGCAAAGTTGTATTTGAGGAAGTTCCGCGCTTCCCGGAAGTACGCCGGGATTTGTCGCTGGTGCTGGACAAAAGTGTCACCTACGACAAAATCAGCCGGCTGGCGTACCAAACTGAGCGGAAGCTGTTGCGTGATATTAATGTGTTTGATGTCTACGAAGGAGAAAACTTAGGGAATGGTAAAAAGTCATACTCAGTGAGTTTTACTCTCCAGGACCAGGGTCAAACACTCAACGACACAGTTATTGATAAAACAATGCAGCGTTTGATTGCTACTTTTGAGCGTGATTTAGGCGCCATCATTCGTAAATAA
- a CDS encoding sugar 3,4-ketoisomerase has translation MAQLLELSTFSSDSGNLTVFEKIIPGAIKRAFYIYGADDCVRAGHRHHKTWNALICLNGSCRVYVNDGQTDEHIWLDKPHKCLILEPKDWHFMDNFSEGSILLVLSNEVYDKADYIYEKYENA, from the coding sequence ATGGCTCAACTTCTAGAATTAAGTACTTTTTCGTCTGACTCTGGTAATTTAACCGTATTTGAAAAGATCATTCCGGGTGCTATCAAACGAGCCTTTTACATCTACGGAGCTGACGATTGCGTCCGGGCCGGGCACCGACACCACAAGACCTGGAATGCCCTGATTTGCCTCAATGGCAGCTGCCGCGTCTACGTCAACGACGGCCAAACCGATGAACACATCTGGTTGGATAAACCGCACAAATGTTTAATTCTAGAACCCAAAGACTGGCACTTCATGGATAATTTCAGTGAAGGTTCTATCCTTCTGGTTTTGTCAAACGAAGTCTATGACAAAGCCGATTATATTTACGAGAAATACGAAAACGCATGA
- a CDS encoding class I SAM-dependent DNA methyltransferase — protein sequence MIGKRDEYEKMFRLEQRLWWYRILHGRVLQAIQRQFGKQFTRQGAPLRILDAGCGTGGLLFYLRNAGYTDLRGIDGSEDAVAFSRERGLDVSLLNLNNLVNFQPGQTFDVIICNDVFCYFDDPGLIRLMQELARRLRPGGLLISNNNAFDIFRGSHDQAIGSQRRFVRADFENLAPKANLRIKDSTYWSLALSPLILGIRLWQSFQLKVGLQSADKPASDVYFPGNFVNETLYRIVRTEQTLLPRTPFGSSLFTVFNH from the coding sequence ATGATTGGAAAGCGCGACGAATACGAAAAAATGTTTCGGCTGGAGCAACGGCTGTGGTGGTATCGCATTCTGCACGGTCGGGTTTTACAGGCTATTCAGCGGCAGTTTGGGAAACAATTTACCCGCCAAGGCGCGCCGCTTCGCATTCTGGATGCTGGCTGCGGCACAGGCGGCTTACTGTTCTACCTGCGCAATGCGGGCTATACCGACCTCCGGGGAATCGACGGTTCGGAAGATGCCGTTGCCTTTTCCAGAGAGCGGGGCCTGGACGTAAGCCTGCTTAATTTGAACAATCTGGTTAATTTCCAGCCCGGCCAGACATTTGATGTGATCATTTGCAACGATGTCTTCTGCTATTTTGACGATCCGGGCCTGATTCGGCTGATGCAGGAGCTCGCCCGGCGGCTTCGTCCCGGTGGCCTTCTCATCTCTAACAACAACGCCTTCGACATTTTTCGGGGCTCGCACGACCAGGCCATCGGCAGCCAGCGCCGCTTTGTCCGGGCTGACTTTGAAAATCTCGCCCCTAAAGCAAACCTTCGTATCAAAGATTCGACCTACTGGAGTCTAGCTCTTTCGCCCTTGATTCTGGGCATTCGGCTTTGGCAATCGTTCCAGCTTAAGGTTGGGCTTCAATCGGCAGACAAACCCGCTTCGGACGTTTATTTTCCCGGTAACTTCGTCAACGAAACGCTTTACCGCATCGTTCGGACAGAGCAAACCCTGCTTCCCCGAACCCCTTTCGGAAGTTCCTTGTTTACTGTCTTTAACCACTAG
- a CDS encoding PASTA domain-containing protein — protein sequence MAKISTRTKTDLFIHIGIVVSLIAVLFLGFFFVWLPYTTNHGQTITVPDLKGMSTAELGDFLSDHNLRFEVESDCTYVVNAEPLTVYSQYPRMGTKVKEGRKIYVTIIAKNPPSIPMPKLVDQTYVSAQYVLKSSGLLPGKIRYVPDIAEGTVIKQFHKGNEVLPGTPIAKGSYIDLDIGDGLGNTKFPVPNVVGMPRDEATAVIKGSNLQLGSVLSVDAPDKEVGTVVRQNPEARSGATIRVGETIDIWIVGPAENDDTQ from the coding sequence ATGGCGAAGATCAGCACGCGGACCAAAACCGACTTATTCATACATATCGGGATTGTTGTTAGTTTAATAGCAGTTCTCTTTTTAGGCTTCTTCTTTGTCTGGTTACCTTACACCACCAATCACGGCCAAACCATTACCGTACCCGACCTGAAGGGTATGAGTACTGCCGAGCTGGGTGATTTTTTAAGTGATCATAATCTGCGTTTCGAAGTGGAAAGTGATTGTACGTATGTTGTCAATGCAGAGCCGTTGACGGTCTATTCCCAGTATCCCAGAATGGGGACGAAAGTCAAAGAAGGGCGCAAGATTTACGTTACCATCATTGCCAAGAATCCACCTAGTATCCCAATGCCCAAGCTGGTTGACCAGACGTACGTAAGTGCGCAGTACGTGCTCAAAAGCAGCGGGTTACTTCCTGGCAAGATTCGTTATGTACCCGATATTGCCGAAGGAACGGTGATCAAACAATTCCACAAAGGCAATGAGGTTCTTCCCGGAACGCCCATCGCTAAAGGTTCGTACATTGATCTGGATATTGGTGATGGATTGGGGAATACTAAGTTCCCGGTTCCTAACGTTGTAGGTATGCCACGTGACGAAGCCACCGCTGTCATTAAAGGATCGAACCTGCAACTCGGCAGTGTTTTGTCGGTAGATGCTCCAGACAAGGAAGTCGGCACCGTGGTTCGACAAAACCCTGAAGCCCGTTCGGGAGCTACGATCCGTGTCGGTGAAACCATTGATATATGGATCGTCGGTCCGGCGGAAAACGATGACACCCAGTAA
- a CDS encoding DegT/DnrJ/EryC1/StrS family aminotransferase: MISFLDLYQVNAPHRERIDGSIERVVQSGWYILGKEGKAFEEAFAAYCETQYCVGVANGLDALTLILKAYEFPPESEVIVPANTYIASILAVTHAGLTPVLVEPDLSTYLIDPALIEAKITPKTKAILAVHLYGKCCDMQPIQQLAQKYGLKIIEDAAQAHGARYAGKKAGNLGDAAGFSFYPSKNLGALGDGGAITTNDPALAERLSYLRNYGSNVKYFNDYIGLNSRLDEIQAAILSAKLPFLEAENQRRQQQARLYLDGINHPDVTLPARTTLDQDAWHIFVIRHPKREQLIDYLKELGIQTVVHYPVPPHQQKAYAEWRDFSLPITEKIHQEVISLPLSPVHRDEEILQVIEAINRFSV, from the coding sequence ATGATTTCCTTTCTGGATTTGTATCAGGTCAATGCGCCCCATCGGGAACGCATCGATGGGTCTATTGAACGGGTAGTGCAATCGGGGTGGTACATTTTAGGCAAAGAAGGAAAGGCTTTTGAAGAGGCCTTCGCCGCTTATTGCGAGACCCAGTATTGTGTTGGCGTTGCCAATGGCCTTGATGCCCTGACGCTAATTTTAAAAGCCTACGAGTTTCCGCCGGAGAGTGAAGTCATTGTCCCTGCCAATACCTATATTGCTTCCATTCTGGCCGTGACGCACGCGGGTCTGACCCCCGTTCTGGTGGAACCGGATCTAAGCACGTACCTGATTGACCCGGCGTTAATTGAAGCCAAAATTACGCCTAAAACCAAAGCCATCCTGGCTGTACATCTGTACGGAAAATGCTGCGACATGCAGCCAATCCAGCAGTTGGCGCAAAAATATGGTCTAAAAATAATCGAGGATGCCGCCCAGGCCCACGGTGCTCGCTACGCGGGTAAGAAAGCTGGCAACCTGGGAGATGCCGCCGGATTTAGTTTTTATCCGAGTAAAAATCTGGGCGCGTTAGGCGACGGCGGGGCCATTACGACCAATGACCCGGCGCTGGCCGAACGGCTGAGTTACCTCCGCAATTACGGGTCCAACGTCAAGTATTTTAATGATTATATCGGTTTGAATAGCCGTCTGGACGAGATTCAGGCCGCCATTCTATCCGCTAAACTGCCGTTTTTAGAAGCCGAAAATCAACGGCGCCAGCAGCAGGCCCGGTTGTATCTGGATGGAATCAACCACCCTGATGTTACGCTCCCTGCCCGCACTACCCTGGATCAGGACGCCTGGCATATCTTTGTGATTCGTCATCCAAAACGCGAACAACTGATTGATTACCTGAAAGAGCTTGGAATCCAGACTGTTGTTCATTATCCGGTGCCCCCGCACCAGCAAAAGGCCTATGCCGAGTGGCGGGATTTTTCGCTCCCCATCACGGAGAAAATCCACCAGGAAGTCATTAGCCTGCCGCTTAGCCCCGTTCATCGTGATGAGGAAATTCTTCAGGTCATCGAAGCAATTAACCGTTTTTCTGTCTAA
- a CDS encoding glycosyltransferase family 2 protein: MLLSVVIPVYNSETTLAPLVDKLQTALAGYSFEVILVNDGSRDRSEQVGEELANRYTNVVFVALRKNFGEFNAVLCGLNHTSGDFAVVIDDDFQNPPEEILKLVQAAQQGNYDVVYSYYASKQHHWFRNLGSDLTNALATYLLKKPKDLYLSSFKLIRREVIDEIRKYTGPYPYIDGLIFRVTRNVGTIEVVHQKRQEGQSNYTLNKLISLFINVLVCYSPLPLRLFTILGLLLFGLGIMAMIGLAITALSGFPVAGWAIILAALFLLTGFLSVFLGVMSEYLGKLFMMQSGLPPYVVKKVVTQSKSGA, from the coding sequence TTGCTGCTTTCTGTCGTCATACCCGTTTATAACAGTGAAACAACGCTGGCTCCTCTCGTTGACAAACTCCAGACAGCGTTGGCGGGGTATTCTTTTGAAGTAATTTTGGTGAATGATGGCAGCCGTGACCGCTCCGAGCAGGTCGGCGAAGAGTTGGCCAATCGCTATACAAATGTCGTTTTTGTGGCGCTACGAAAAAATTTCGGGGAGTTCAATGCCGTTTTGTGCGGGTTGAATCACACGAGCGGGGATTTTGCCGTTGTTATTGACGATGATTTCCAAAACCCGCCGGAAGAAATTCTGAAACTGGTTCAGGCTGCCCAGCAAGGCAATTACGACGTTGTTTACAGCTATTATGCCTCCAAACAGCACCACTGGTTTCGCAATTTAGGCAGCGACCTGACCAACGCACTAGCCACTTACTTACTTAAAAAGCCAAAGGATCTTTATTTATCCAGTTTCAAGTTGATTCGCCGCGAGGTGATTGACGAGATTCGAAAATATACCGGGCCTTACCCCTACATTGATGGACTCATTTTTCGGGTTACCCGCAATGTTGGTACGATTGAAGTGGTGCACCAAAAACGACAGGAAGGGCAATCTAACTACACACTCAACAAGCTTATTTCCCTGTTTATTAACGTATTGGTCTGTTATTCTCCTTTGCCTCTACGCTTGTTTACGATTTTAGGTTTGTTGTTGTTTGGGTTAGGTATAATGGCCATGATCGGGCTTGCCATTACCGCTTTGAGCGGCTTTCCAGTGGCGGGCTGGGCAATTATCCTGGCGGCTCTGTTTCTGCTAACGGGTTTCCTCAGCGTCTTTTTAGGCGTAATGAGTGAGTATCTAGGAAAGCTCTTTATGATGCAGAGCGGCTTACCGCCTTACGTAGTTAAAAAAGTAGTAACTCAGTCTAAAAGCGGCGCCTAG
- the rny gene encoding ribonuclease Y yields the protein MQINYWMIILSDVIAVGVGIFIGWKLLIRTFSRREEDARSRAADIIKNAEQTAENIKKDRILEAKEKYLRLKGEFEEEVNKKKNILITNESKLKQREQQLQQMGDQQKRKEQELDQLKNQLAQQQEAITKRREEAERMRQQQVEALEKIANLTAEQARDQLIDALKAEADSRASSYVKSIVEEAKLTATKEAKKVVIETIQRTATEHAIENCVSVFNIESDDIKGKVIGREGRNIRALEAATGVEIIVDDTPEAIIISGFDPVRREIARLSLHRLVQDGRIHPARIEEVVAKTRKNIEDEIVEIGERTVIDLGIHGLHPELIKMIGRMRFRSSYGQNLLQHSREVAKLCATMAAELGLNAKLAKRAGLLHDIGKVWHEEAELPHAILGMEMAKKYKEHPEVCNAIGAHHDEIEMTSMISPLVQVCDAISGSRPGARREMMESYIKRLKELEELALNFPGVTKCYAIQAGRELRVMVDAENVTDEKANTLSFDISQKIEKEMQYPGQIKVTVIREMRAVAYAK from the coding sequence ATGCAGATCAACTATTGGATGATTATTTTGTCCGATGTAATTGCTGTTGGGGTTGGCATCTTTATCGGCTGGAAGCTCCTGATCCGGACATTCAGCAGACGAGAAGAAGATGCTAGGTCTAGGGCGGCTGACATAATAAAAAATGCGGAACAAACGGCCGAAAACATTAAAAAAGACCGGATTCTGGAGGCAAAGGAGAAATACCTGAGGCTAAAGGGTGAATTTGAGGAAGAAGTAAACAAAAAGAAAAACATCCTCATCACGAACGAATCGAAGCTGAAACAACGGGAACAGCAGCTTCAGCAGATGGGCGATCAGCAGAAACGGAAAGAACAGGAACTCGACCAACTCAAAAACCAACTCGCTCAGCAACAGGAAGCCATTACTAAACGGCGGGAAGAAGCGGAGCGTATGCGCCAGCAGCAGGTAGAAGCCCTCGAAAAAATTGCTAACCTGACCGCCGAGCAGGCACGCGATCAACTCATCGATGCACTAAAGGCTGAAGCCGATTCAAGAGCGTCTTCGTACGTGAAAAGCATCGTTGAAGAAGCCAAGCTGACCGCGACGAAAGAAGCCAAAAAAGTGGTAATTGAAACCATTCAGCGGACGGCTACTGAACACGCTATCGAAAACTGCGTGTCGGTGTTTAACATCGAATCCGACGATATTAAAGGGAAAGTTATCGGCCGGGAAGGCCGCAACATCCGGGCGCTGGAAGCCGCTACCGGCGTTGAGATCATCGTCGATGATACGCCCGAAGCCATCATTATTTCAGGTTTTGATCCGGTTCGTCGCGAAATTGCGCGTCTATCACTGCACCGTCTCGTTCAGGATGGCCGTATTCACCCAGCCCGAATTGAGGAAGTTGTTGCCAAAACCCGCAAAAATATTGAAGATGAGATTGTCGAAATCGGTGAACGAACTGTCATTGATTTAGGCATTCACGGCCTTCATCCTGAACTGATTAAGATGATTGGCCGGATGCGTTTCCGGTCTTCCTACGGCCAGAACCTACTCCAGCACTCCCGGGAAGTGGCTAAGCTTTGCGCCACAATGGCTGCCGAGCTAGGATTAAATGCGAAGCTGGCTAAACGCGCCGGATTGTTGCACGATATTGGTAAAGTCTGGCACGAAGAGGCTGAGCTTCCCCACGCCATTCTGGGGATGGAAATGGCGAAAAAGTACAAAGAGCATCCGGAAGTGTGTAACGCCATCGGTGCTCACCACGACGAGATCGAGATGACGAGCATGATTTCGCCGCTTGTGCAGGTTTGTGATGCCATTTCTGGTTCACGTCCCGGAGCGCGGCGTGAGATGATGGAATCGTATATCAAACGTTTGAAAGAACTGGAAGAATTGGCTTTGAATTTCCCCGGTGTGACGAAGTGTTATGCCATTCAGGCGGGCCGTGAACTACGGGTTATGGTGGATGCCGAGAACGTAACGGACGAAAAAGCCAATACGCTTTCATTCGATATTTCTCAAAAAATTGAGAAAGAAATGCAGTACCCCGGACAAATTAAAGTAACGGTGATTCGCGAAATGCGCGCGGTAGCTTATGCGAAATAA
- a CDS encoding cell division protein ZapA, which translates to MEDVLSIKVRIAGRDYPAKVSAEEESYLREAGRLINERMRLYRERGFREDQDILTMVAIDSIVAQLKGDEYKDQLQTMVTERISRLDKLVTSVITP; encoded by the coding sequence ATGGAAGACGTGCTGTCCATAAAAGTCCGGATTGCCGGGCGTGACTATCCGGCCAAAGTATCGGCCGAGGAGGAAAGTTATTTGCGGGAAGCTGGCCGTTTAATAAACGAGCGAATGCGGCTGTATCGTGAAAGAGGCTTCCGGGAAGATCAGGATATTCTGACTATGGTTGCTATTGATAGTATTGTAGCCCAATTAAAAGGGGATGAGTATAAAGACCAGTTACAAACCATGGTCACCGAGCGTATTTCGCGTTTGGATAAACTTGTAACTTCTGTTATAACTCCCTGA